From Lonchura striata isolate bLonStr1 chromosome 3, bLonStr1.mat, whole genome shotgun sequence, one genomic window encodes:
- the CD24 gene encoding signal transducer CD24, whose translation MGMGTALAARLGLGLLLLALLLPTQIYCGTTTNGTSPTPSNSSSTSSTSLSAVTNSLNSTTTHGHGNSLHSTTSLFFILSVSLTYFCC comes from the exons ATGGGCATGGGGACGGCGCTGGCGGCGCGGCTCGGCCTGGGGCTCCTGCTCCttgccctcctcctccccacgCAG ATCTACTGTGGAACAACTACCAATGGAACAAGTCCAACACCTTCAAACAGTTCTTCAACAAGTTCCACTTCTCTGTCAGCTGTCACAAATTCACTGAACAGTACCACCACTCACGGACATGGAAATTCTCTTCACTCAACCACAagtctttttttcattctctcagTTTCTCTTACGTATTTTTGCTGTTAA